A window from Candidatus Arthromitus sp. SFB-rat-Yit encodes these proteins:
- the flgC gene encoding flagellar basal body rod protein FlgC: MLNNAFRSMRISASGLAAERMRMDLISSNIANYNSIKTDTTDAYKRKIAVFQEHLDRSMSGLNKFKGVKVSKIMEDNSPSKMILDPTHPYANEEGFVEGSNVNILNEMAEMILATRSYESNADNFNANKQMFMKALEIGK; encoded by the coding sequence ATGCTTAATAATGCTTTTAGGTCAATGAGAATTAGTGCAAGTGGACTTGCTGCCGAAAGAATGAGAATGGATTTGATTTCATCAAATATTGCAAACTATAATTCTATTAAAACAGATACAACAGATGCATATAAACGCAAGATTGCAGTTTTCCAAGAACATTTAGATAGATCAATGTCTGGATTAAATAAATTTAAGGGAGTTAAGGTTTCAAAGATAATGGAGGATAACTCTCCATCTAAAATGATTTTAGATCCAACTCATCCTTATGCAAATGAAGAAGGATTTGTTGAAGGAAGCAATGTTAATATATTGAATGAAATGGCTGAAATGATTTTAGCTACTAGATCATACGAATCTAATGCTGATAATTTTAATGCAAACAAGCAAATGTTTATGAAAGCATTAGAAATAGGAAAGTAA
- the flgB gene encoding flagellar basal body rod protein FlgB: MYQLLRTALDVSSVRRDVISNNLVNVNTKDFKRSDVVFEKYLNFGIPRVEFKTSNDKHIKIDNEHYSIIQDNSTVMRSDGNNVDLDIEKANQAANTLMYNTLISAINGRYQNISTIISGR; the protein is encoded by the coding sequence ATGTATCAATTATTAAGAACTGCCTTAGATGTTTCTTCTGTTAGAAGGGATGTTATATCCAATAATTTGGTTAATGTTAATACTAAAGATTTTAAACGTTCTGATGTTGTGTTTGAGAAGTATTTGAATTTTGGAATACCGAGGGTTGAATTTAAGACAAGCAATGATAAACATATAAAAATTGATAATGAACATTATAGCATTATACAAGATAATTCAACAGTTATGAGAAGTGATGGTAACAACGTTGATTTGGATATAGAAAAAGCAAATCAAGCTGCAAATACACTTATGTATAATACTTTGATTTCTGCTATAAATGGTAGGTATCAAAATATTTCAACAATTATAAGTGGAAGATAG
- a CDS encoding flagellin: MKLTFNSNATKTLMNYKKNISNHSKSINNISTGKQINSAKDNPSRISKLANFEKEIRGYQSSRKNIQDTVSMIQSADNVMGSLNDRITRLREITISLGNGSIQGEEKDVIQNEVNSILESMNYDIEHFSFNEVNILGNEDVTDNINPKLMSVLTTGNSGEFAEIPSFNLSIKNLGIEGMDIRDDIGVNLEKLDNAASQVINARTKLGAISTTFEGKIDQSESIQEVVTGAKSKIEDADVALEMIEFSRTLLLTEANIKNMSKTIYLPNDLIGVLGKLYK; this comes from the coding sequence ATGAAATTAACTTTTAATTCTAATGCTACAAAAACGCTTATGAATTATAAAAAAAATATTTCGAATCATTCGAAAAGTATAAATAATATATCAACAGGTAAACAAATTAATTCTGCAAAAGATAATCCTAGTAGAATTTCTAAGCTTGCAAACTTTGAAAAGGAGATTAGGGGATATCAAAGTTCTAGAAAAAATATACAAGATACTGTAAGCATGATTCAATCTGCAGATAATGTTATGGGATCGCTTAATGATAGAATAACGAGACTCAGAGAAATAACTATCAGTTTGGGAAATGGAAGTATTCAAGGGGAGGAAAAAGATGTTATTCAAAATGAGGTTAATAGTATTCTTGAAAGCATGAACTATGATATTGAACATTTTTCATTTAATGAAGTAAATATTTTGGGAAATGAAGATGTCACTGATAATATTAATCCAAAGTTGATGAGTGTGCTAACAACAGGTAACTCTGGAGAGTTTGCTGAAATACCATCATTTAATTTGTCTATTAAAAATTTAGGTATTGAGGGGATGGATATTCGAGATGATATTGGGGTTAATTTGGAAAAATTAGATAATGCAGCATCACAGGTTATTAATGCGAGGACAAAGCTTGGAGCTATAAGTACGACTTTTGAGGGTAAAATTGACCAATCGGAATCAATACAGGAAGTTGTTACAGGTGCTAAGAGTAAGATAGAAGATGCTGATGTTGCTTTGGAGATGATTGAATTTTCTAGAACGTTACTATTAACTGAAGCTAATATTAAAAATATGAGTAAAACAATTTATTTGCCTAATGATCTGATAGGAGTTTTAGGGAAATTATATAAATAG